GGTTCTCAGCAAGAGGAAGAGCAAGCAGATCGCCTGCACAGCCAGttcaggaggagagggaggaagcagCACAAGAGTGAGCCAAGGCGTCCCTCTTTCAGGCTGGTCCTTGGCTGTGGTTTCTCAGCTCCTCAAAGGTCGCAGGTCAGCTGCAGCCCCCAGAGCCCTGGTAGCCGCTGGAACATCCAGAGGACTCATTCGCACGGCAGTCAGAGTTCTGGGGCCCGGGCAGGTAGACTCCTGGAAGCCGTGGAAACCGGTGAGACCCGAGACAGCAGCCGTGGCCCCCAAACCCAGAAACGCAGCAGGTGGGAGGACagctggaggaggctggggctggagagggGCAGGGAGCTGGGCCCGAGGCCGGAGCCTGAGGGGCCTGAGGCGGGCACTTGGGTGGACCTTTAGGGAGGCTCTTGGCAGAGAGTTGGTACTTCTGCTGGTAGGACATCTTGGAGAAAGTTCAGTTACCCTAAAaatacaggtttttaaaaattccagtgaATAGCAATGTTATTTGTATCAATATATTTTTCTGCAGAAACTGAACTTCCGCAGTTAAATCTGCCTCTGGTAGCTGTATCCTGCTGTCCTGGCCCAGGAGAAATCCAGCAGAGGGTAAACCAGAATTTGCTCCCCGCTTCTCCCATCTGGCCTGTTTCTCCTCAGACTCCTGACTTTCAAAGCAGCAGCTTAGGGCCCCGGGGAACTCCCAGTATCTTACGGGAGCTTTGATCATATTCTCTAATTTATGCATTCACTGCATTTTTACCTCAAGTTCACTGTTATGCCAGCCCTCTCCAtcatctccttttctctctttcttgcatCATGGGATCTGCTTATTCCTACGCCTCCACTTTATGCAGTTGAGTCTTGTCTAAAACAATAGCTTGTACCCATCACCATGACTCTACCACTCCAGTTTCTGGTTTCCATTCACCCCTTCTGGGATGGCAATTTTCAGACCACCTGGAAGATATCCATGCACCTGGTCTTCCTGAAATTACCAGTTAGTTCTCACTGTCTCCGTCCTGGGATGCCTTGTCCCATTGAGCAGAAACATGCCAGCCCCAGCTGTCCCCAAACTGCCATAGCATCAGGAAGCACGCTTACCTTGTCTTCCTAACCGTGGGCAGGTGCTGGAACTGAGGAGACAAGCCTATTTATACGTGGGCTCTCCACCCAGCTCAAGGAAGGAGCCACGGAGGGTATGAAAGCTGCTTGCTAACCATGTGTTTGTGACCACAACTTCCCACATTCCTCCAGCTCAGTCATTCTACCACTTTGTCACTCTGGGTCACCACCAGATCCTCACGAGTCTGTTCCCAAAGCATCCCTTCCCTCCACAAACCCTAGAGATATTCCCATAAAGATATAAAGACCATGATTCACAAGGCTATTTACAGGGGCAGAGCTTGGAGATTGAAATCTAGATTTCTGGAGGAATCCAAAGTATGACCGACTGGTAGGCCACAGAGGCTGCATCAGCCCAGGGCACAGATGGGGTTTCTGTCGGTTTTAGCAACAAATTGGGAACCAATGATCTGAGCACTCATAGGCCACTACTGGAGGCTCATGTGTCTGATTCAGACCCCAAAGTGCCTGACGTGTTGACCAAGGATGGCATCACAGAGAGGCCCCACAGGAAAGGGTCTAACGCCACTGCTTCCTCTTGACACATGAGCATCTGCACCAGCAGCCGTAAATCCTTACCCTAAGACCACAAGTCCAGGAACCGTTTCCTGTTCACAGCCCCTTCTTTCCAAACCTGCTTGCTTACATTCCCGGGAATCTACTCTCTCCCTGCCCACCAGCCCCCTTCTTTTGTGCCactctgttgagggccacagccgagtggggatgacgcatggcatttttgccagaagtagtggttgagaggtgaggctagcgagccattgagatgatgacttttgagttccgGCGgggttcccgttgagttccgcttgagctctcgcggggattccaggagagttcccattggttggggaagtgccggaggagggatttccggttgttggctcctggaggagccgtgtggcgttcgggagagttaccagggagcgtgtgtggagtgtggtggtggagttcagaaataaagtttgttcctgcttcagtggcttgtaatatgtgcccagccagactgcggcaccactCCCCACCCAATTGGACTTCCTTGGCTCATCATTTCAGTCAATCTGTGGCCAATATCACAACCTTCCTTGCTCCTTTGACTTCAACGCGCCCGGCTGACAAAACCCCAACCCTTGTGAAATCCTCCCTACTGTACCCAACtgctatgaaaattttaaaaaattaaaaagatttggCAGGTTGAAATCATCACTGAATTATGATCCTCCACCttggctgaggatatggctctaCCGCACGGAGCAATAGTGTGAAATGTGAGGTGCTTTGGCTTGAAGCCCCCTTTGGGCCTTAACCATCCTTTAAGACTTCCTGTGTTATGAGGGGAGGATCCTTTTCTCTGGATCCTTGTATCTTCAACCTcgattgttttatttcttctacaaaaTGCTTCTGTGGTGTCCTGTATTCCTGTAACCCGATGTTCGTGTTTACTTTTCAACAGTTGTCATTCTGGATTGGATGACACTTGGGTGTTCACTGGGTCGCTCTTCGTCCCCAACTTCAGCACAGTACACCATACTTGGCGTAGTAGAAGGACCCCAAAACTGGTGGTTGATACTGAAGCCTCTGCTCCTTTCACTCTGAGAGGGAGCTCCTTGGAAGGCCAGGCCCACACAGGTACTGAGGGCAGGTGTGGGAGGCTGCTCCCCGGGGCGCGGTCATTCATGCTGACCAGAAGCCAAAGCTTTACAGTGCAGCTTTGCAGAGAGCTTGACTCTGGTCTTGGCTGTGTTCAGCTCTCTGGGCTGCAGAGGAGGCTGGACCAGATTTCAAGCCTGTCTGCAAGTCAGTCTACTTTCATTTATGGGCGTCAGACATCTAGGGGGCTAACACTCATCCCAGTTTGATCTTCTTTCTAAAAATACCTCACTTGGAGGTGGGGTGACTTGATGAAGAGGGGAGAGATGGTGGCTGGTGTGTGAGTAGGTGAGGGCATGAAAGGTCTGAAGGTCAGTCACACCGTGAGGGAGGAACTTCCTATACTGTAGTCTATGCAGTTCATCCCATTTGTTAATGGAAGTTACGTACTTCACATCTTGCTTCATTGTGTCCAAACCGATTGCTATGAACCTATGTGAGTCTTGCCTGATTGTGCCTCTTGTGACTGGGAGTGTGAGCTATTGGAACCCAAATCTGTAAATATGGTGAAATTATGTCCCCTTTCCTGCCCTGAGCATACTGAAACACGACGAGTAATCTCAAAGGGTGGAAAAACATCATTGTATTATGTGGACACATTACAATCAAGGAATtactgaaataatgaaaaaaatcacttatccCGACAAAAGCTTTCTTGTAGTGACTTTGGAAACATCACTTTAAggatattaatttgtttattgagtgcctactggaTGCAGGGTTTTGTGAATTCAaagagtattatatttctttgatcTGAGGGAATGGTATGAATTGaggtgtgggaggccaaccttacatgtgactgagttacactccctggctgggtgctgaggcgctcagtagCAGAAATGTgacacccttcttgggttcgagggttggtgtctcgtgcatgggtgtgtcttgctacagccccatgggtgaagctatgctcacctgttcctttgtaatataccccttgccctgtttaggatagaatcttccatggaagtgccttgtgtgtgtccccttctcttactgtgcccttgggtgtggcctacccaggtgtcagtcaacctgctgacagtggacatcatgaagatagactcagctccctgaaacctgaccccttgcctcatttgaatagcttctcctcgataaaaggggtcagcatgtgctctcgctctctttctgaggacccttaaggtcagaggagccgtcacagcaaccccaaagaaaaaggtatttgtgtctcttgcgtggttatttcgtgcagcccagtcagcccagttcaactggagtgacccctgagccttttagtcgtgagatCAGAAACCCGGCaatgagggaaggaagaagagcatTAACACTTATCCTCAACCCCTCATCCATCAAATATGTTTGCATCATCATGCAATATTGCACACTGGCCCTCCGAGCCTCTTATGGTTAATCACATTAACAGATGAAAAGTGTCTCAGACTCAGACACATCAGAATATCCATGATTCCAGTGCCTGGGTCCTGATTCCAGACCCATGTGCTTCCAGATTTTATGTGACGTGAAGACGTGGAGCCAATGCAGAGAACCAAGGAACGGGAAGCAGCCTGGAGGGGGCGGGTGCCCGAGGACAGCGGTGCCTGCTCTCTGGTGGTGTGTCTGTGGAGGGAGAGTCTCCGGGAGCTGGCCAGGCAGTGACGGGGAAGGGCATTCTGGGCAGAGACGGGAATGAGCGTAGTCTGTCCTGGAAGCAGAGAGTGCCCATAATACTGGGTGCATAAGAATAAGAGATGGGACACTGGTTgacagaaaggaaggagggaaccCAAACATAAAGAGCTCTCCTTGCTGGGTTGGGTGATTTTAGCCTATAGTTTCATGGCTTCCAAATTATATTCCTTGGAACCTGCTCCCAAAGGAGGCTCAACTTCAGCCCTTCTGACAGCCACACCTACAGACAACAGGATTCACTGCCCCGGATCAATCAGTAGGATTCCCCCTCCTTGCCTGCACCATGGACTATCGATTAGCCTTCCCGTCTTTAGTCTTTATGTGGTGTAAAAGCTGAAAGAATAAGGATCTCAGAGTCAGTGCACTGGTATTTGAATCATGGGCGTGTTATTTAATGTGTTTTGAGCTTCGCTTTTtattaatctgtaaaatgagatgaACAATAAGAACATATAGACCTTTTGTATTACATAATGCAAATAGTTTTTGTCAGATAGtagatggaaaataaattttaatttccttctttttctcatgtcatctttttattggttgtttttagatgtacatgacaggagggtgtattttgacatattatacatacatggggtgcaacccattactattttgatcccattcttgtggttgaacatgatgtggcgTTACACTGACATGTGTTGCTATTTGAGCATAGGAAGTTATGCCCAgttcattctcctgtctttcctattcccatccccattGCCTTCCCTCATTCCCCTTGGTCTGATCCAATGAACGTCTATACTTTTCTGCTTTCCTCATATCATCTCATAGGAGAGTCCCACAAACTTACGTTCTATTTTAACATACCactaatttttaatgtttgactATTCAGACAACCTAGAAGGGGGAGCCCCAGAAGACGAGAGTCTGGGTTGGCTTCCTCTCTGCTGCAATCAGAGTAATTATAGCTCTACTTGTTTTATGCATTGAAGGAACACAGATGATTTAATTTCAGAATGGGATCATGCTGCCTTACAACGAATTGACCAGACACAATGGGCCATCCCCGACCATTTAAGCGAGGGAAAGGGATGAtcagattttcattttagaattacTAGGTCAGGTGGCCTTCATCGCCTTAATTTGGATACTTAACAAGTTGAAGTCTTTAGTGGATGGTCAGACTGAGGTTTGATTGGAGCATCAGAGCTGGGCTTGGGAAAGCTCTTTATTGGTGAACTTCTAGGGAAGAGATGTGCTGGATGGGGATTGAAGGGCCCTAACTGGCCAGGACGCTCTGGACCTGGCTGTGCATTCCTGGACTCCTGTCTCACCTGCTCTTGCACTTCCTCACCATCCTGCCTGCCTGAGAAGGATTCAAGAATGTATGGATTCCTCCCTGGCTTGGGTGTGCCCCTTAATAGAAGGGTGAGGTTCCACTGGGCCAGCATGGGCATGCATGAGATTCTTATCAAGCTAATCCCTAAGTGATTAAAGACTGGCACACCTGGATCCCTTTGCCTGAGCAGTTGGCCCCTGAACCGTCCTCCTACAGGCCGGAGGAACAGGAAGCACCTGTGGGTCTAAACCTGGTGCTGGAATAGACTCGTGGTCCTCCCAAAGGCAATGGGATCTGCCCCAGACTCACTGGGGGACCAACGCTGCTTGTGCTTCTCTCGGGTTTAGGGAATAGTGAACAGAAATCAGGACTTGTTTAATGTGGGTAGAAGAAAGGGACAAGGCTTATTCAGCATAGCACATTCTCAGCATTTTTAGGAAATGGTTTGAAAAGCCAGTCACTCCAGCCTGTCTACACAGCctggtcagagtcaggctcatcATGTATAATGTGGGTGGTTAAAAGAAATAGTGTGAGAAAAAAACCTAGTGGTGTCCAGCACCCAGTGGGTATCGTAGTTATACACATAAATGCTGTTGTCTTTTAGAGTCTTAGGTGCGCTCCAGCTGCCGAGTCCTATCTCTGTGGGACtcgtgtctctgtctctgtccccagCTGCAGAGAACTTCCCTGGGAAGAAGGGACAGGTCATCCCTGGAGCACAGACCTACCCCTGACACTGACCAGCTGCGGGTCAGTTGCCCCCTCTGGGCCCCAACCTCTTCACTTGTAAAATGAGCATTGCTGATTTATCTTGATCTCTGAGGGCTGACCAAGAGCAACAGCTAAAACATCCTCTTAAAAGAATATGTTTACTCATGTGACCATCAAATGATGCCTCATAGTCCTCAAataggaggggaggagaaggcacCTTCTTGCTTATCTTTTTCCTCCAGGCAAAGACTCAAGAAGATATCTCTGAATCTTCCAAGGAAGGAGATTCTACACTCTGCACTGATGGACCTTTCCTACTCCTGTGTAACCTCGTCCCTTCCTGCTGACGCTTAAAGATGGGTTCCTGCGCTGTTGTGGTtgcacacacctatgatcctaGTGACCCGGGAGACGGAGGcaaaggatggcaagttcgaggccagccttagtaacttagtgtgaccctgtcccaaaataaaaaataaataaataaaagaactggggaagTAGTTGAGTGGAAGAGTACTGGGtacggggttcaatccccaataccaataaaataaaataaggatttctCCCTGGAGGTGAGTGAACAGATTCCGGCTGCACCACTCCCCTATTCTTAGAGACTAATGTCTCTGGCTCATCACAACTAACGACTTTCCTCCCCACTATTCTCTCTTCTATGCCAAAAGGAGATGAACCCACTCTACTGTATCTGTCATCCTCCAattaatatctttaaaagaaagacaaagaaggtGAATCCCTTCTCCCGGACCCCTCACCTCAAAACCTGTTTCTAGTTGGGAAAGTAGTGTCATCTCGACCCTGTACCCTCTTAGGGAATGGGGGAGCTATTAAGAAGGCTTAGACATGTTGTTCCAACTTGTAGGGATGGTATCCTCATCTGTGACAGCAGAACTCTGTGTTCTGTCCTTCTGAGCCTGTAGTTTTAAGCCATTCAAACTTTTAGAGAAGGTGATCACACATTTCCCATGCTGGGTTTCTTCTCTTAGCACTGTGAGTTGGGTATGCTGCACGTGAAATATTGAAGGTTGGAGAGTTGAAACACAAGTGCATGCCACACATTCCAGAGCAATTGGCCAAGCCAGCAAGGAGCTGCAGGAAGCCAGGAAATTGTCCTTCCAGTCTTCCTTCTTGTTCCATTATGGAACAGGGAACAGGGATTCCAAACTGGTGGAACATGAGCCGCATAGGAAGtactttaaaaatgcagattcctggccCCTAACTAAAACCTACTGAATCATAAACTTCAAGGAGTGAGTCTAAAACATTGGCATT
This sequence is a window from Marmota flaviventris isolate mMarFla1 chromosome 10, mMarFla1.hap1, whole genome shotgun sequence. Protein-coding genes within it:
- the Lce7a gene encoding late cornified envelope protein 7A, whose amino-acid sequence is MSYQQKYQLSAKSLPKGPPKCPPQAPQAPASGPAPCPSPAPASSSCPPTCCVSGFGGHGCCLGSHRFPRLPGVYLPGPQNSDCRANESSGCSSGYQGSGGCS